From Vogesella sp. XCS3, the proteins below share one genomic window:
- a CDS encoding LysM peptidoglycan-binding domain-containing protein, whose product MFKPIISLLLALGLSAPASADTLALREDAPQRYVVKKGDTLWDISARYLKSPWKWPQLWRLNREEIKNPHLIYPGETLVLDMIDGEPVLRREGSRVVKLSPQIRTEQLDAAISTIPAKMIEPFLKRPLLLDDLSSYDSAPRIIAGQDNRVILSTTDVAYGQGLDAGGTWQAYRLGRTITDPDTKEVLGHEVTYGGELTVSKLDTISTLKVGKVAEEVLVGDRLMKTSQFTVMQYAPHQAPATLEGRVVSAYNGVNEIGQNYNVMINRGLRDGVEIGHVFGIYRAPRTVQIAPKQHAVLPTQQVGRLIVYRVFNKASYALVVDASQPVIVGDRIAQPE is encoded by the coding sequence ATGTTTAAACCTATTATATCGCTACTCCTCGCCCTTGGCCTGTCCGCTCCGGCCAGCGCCGACACACTGGCACTGCGTGAGGACGCACCGCAACGCTATGTGGTCAAAAAAGGCGATACCTTGTGGGACATTTCGGCCAGATACCTGAAGTCCCCGTGGAAGTGGCCACAGCTCTGGCGCCTGAACCGCGAGGAGATCAAGAACCCGCATCTGATCTACCCCGGCGAGACGCTGGTATTGGACATGATAGACGGCGAACCGGTTCTGCGCCGCGAAGGCAGCCGGGTAGTCAAGCTATCGCCCCAGATCCGCACCGAGCAGCTGGACGCGGCAATCAGCACGATCCCGGCCAAAATGATCGAGCCCTTCCTGAAGCGCCCGCTGCTGCTGGACGACTTGTCCAGCTATGACAGTGCACCGCGCATCATTGCCGGCCAGGACAACCGGGTGATCCTGTCCACCACCGATGTGGCCTACGGCCAGGGTCTGGATGCTGGCGGTACGTGGCAAGCCTACCGGCTGGGCCGCACCATTACCGACCCGGACACCAAAGAAGTGCTGGGCCACGAAGTCACCTACGGTGGCGAGCTCACGGTCAGCAAGCTGGACACCATCAGCACGCTGAAAGTAGGCAAAGTGGCCGAAGAAGTACTGGTAGGTGACCGCCTGATGAAAACCAGCCAGTTCACCGTGATGCAGTACGCCCCGCACCAGGCCCCGGCCACGCTGGAAGGCCGTGTGGTGAGCGCCTACAACGGCGTGAACGAAATCGGCCAGAATTACAATGTAATGATCAACCGCGGCCTGCGCGACGGGGTGGAAATCGGCCACGTATTCGGCATCTACCGCGCACCACGCACCGTGCAGATTGCGCCCAAGCAGCACGCGGTACTGCCTACCCAGCAAGTTGGCCGCCTGATCGTTTACCGCGTCTTCAACAAAGCCTCGTACGCGCTGGTTGTGGATGCCAGCCAGCCGGTGATCGTAGGCGACCGCATCGCGCAGCCGGAATGA
- the dprA gene encoding DNA-processing protein DprA, giving the protein MSYNLQDWATLALSPGIGPQRFLQLLQRFGSATAALAASRSQLAGLLEGDALDALGGDIARQSAADALAWAQQPGCSLLTLNDADYPCQLAEAGAAPPLLFARGQRALLATPMLAIVGSRNATPQGEDNARTFAKRLAAQGYTIVSGLAGGIDAAAHEGALAAGGGTIAIIGTGIDRVYPASNRKLAHQIAEQGLILSEFALGMGPLAQHFPRRNRIIAGLCRGCLVVEATLQSGSLITARLSLEAGREVMAIPGSILNPQARGCHRLIKDGARLVETVDDVLDEIGKPSLPPPDTTAEAEQGTTQGSDILHAMGYDPVDADTLASRLGLTAGDVYAMLLELELLGHVDSMQGGRYQRRADAH; this is encoded by the coding sequence ATGAGCTATAACTTGCAAGACTGGGCCACGCTGGCGCTATCCCCCGGCATCGGCCCGCAGCGCTTTTTGCAGCTACTGCAGCGCTTTGGCAGCGCCACCGCCGCACTGGCTGCCAGTCGCAGCCAGCTGGCAGGCCTGCTGGAAGGCGATGCACTGGACGCGCTGGGCGGCGACATCGCCCGCCAGAGCGCTGCCGATGCCCTGGCCTGGGCACAGCAGCCCGGCTGCAGCCTGCTCACCCTGAACGACGCCGACTACCCCTGCCAGCTGGCCGAAGCCGGCGCCGCCCCGCCACTGCTGTTTGCCCGCGGCCAACGTGCACTGCTCGCCACGCCCATGCTGGCCATCGTCGGCAGCCGCAATGCCACCCCGCAGGGCGAAGATAACGCACGCACCTTTGCCAAAAGGTTGGCCGCACAGGGCTACACCATCGTCAGCGGCCTGGCCGGTGGCATCGACGCGGCCGCCCACGAAGGCGCGCTGGCGGCCGGTGGAGGCACCATCGCCATCATCGGCACCGGCATAGACCGCGTTTACCCGGCCAGCAACCGCAAGCTGGCGCACCAGATCGCCGAGCAAGGCCTGATCTTGTCCGAGTTCGCACTGGGTATGGGCCCGCTGGCGCAACACTTTCCACGCCGTAACCGCATCATTGCCGGCCTGTGCCGTGGTTGTTTGGTGGTAGAAGCCACACTACAAAGTGGCTCGCTGATTACCGCCCGCCTGTCGCTGGAAGCCGGGCGTGAAGTGATGGCCATACCGGGCTCCATCCTGAACCCGCAAGCACGCGGCTGCCACCGCCTGATCAAGGACGGCGCACGGCTGGTAGAAACGGTAGACGACGTTCTGGACGAAATCGGCAAACCGTCGCTGCCACCACCCGACACCACGGCCGAGGCAGAACAAGGCACCACCCAAGGCAGCGATATTCTGCATGCCATGGGCTACGACCCGGTAGACGCCGACACTCTGGCTAGCCGGCTCGGGTTGACGGCAGGGGACGTTTACGCGATGCTTCTTGAGCTCGAACTACTGGGCCATGTCGACAGCATGCAAGGCGGGCGCTACCAGCGCCGTGCCGACGCCCACTAG
- a CDS encoding DUF494 family protein produces MFDVLAFLLEEFNDPDHCPARDDLGRQLAAAGFENEEISDALDWLDGLNELNEGAYLGANDGSGMRIFHDYEISRLPSDVRGLIVFLEHNGALSPAQREMLIDRLLVMPDDEITLPTAKLAALMVLWAQRAELPVLVGEDLLSALHGEPTMQ; encoded by the coding sequence ATGTTTGACGTTCTCGCCTTTTTGCTAGAAGAATTCAATGACCCCGATCATTGCCCTGCCCGTGATGATCTGGGGCGCCAGCTAGCCGCAGCCGGTTTCGAAAATGAAGAAATCAGCGATGCCCTGGACTGGCTTGACGGCCTGAACGAGCTCAATGAAGGTGCCTATCTGGGTGCCAATGACGGCAGTGGCATGCGTATTTTTCATGACTATGAAATCTCGCGCCTGCCCAGCGATGTACGCGGCCTGATTGTTTTCCTGGAACACAACGGCGCCCTGTCACCGGCCCAGCGCGAGATGCTGATCGACCGCCTGCTGGTGATGCCGGACGACGAAATTACCCTGCCAACAGCCAAGCTGGCCGCGCTGATGGTACTGTGGGCACAACGCGCAGAACTGCCGGTGCTGGTAGGCGAAGACCTGCTCAGCGCCCTGCACGGCGAACCCACCATGCAATAA
- the topA gene encoding type I DNA topoisomerase, with translation MPSSLLIVESPSKAKTLKKYLGPDFEVLASYGHVRDLVPKNGAVDPEKDFAMKYQLIARNSKHVDAIVEAVNKVDHVYLATDPDREGEAISWHLVEILNKKKLLKDKTAQRVVFHEITKNAVLEAIANPRAIAQDLVDAQQARRALDYLVGFNLSPLLWKKIRRGLSAGRVQSPALRLICERENEIKAFVEQEYWTVHLDSHKSRTKFSAKLTQFAGKKLEQFDVPNEAEQSRILGLLAGHAANVTSIEKKKKSRSPAAPFTTSTLQQEAVRKLGMTTDRTMRTAQQLYEGIDIGQGTVGLITYMRTDSVALANEAVEEIRGYIAERFDAEHLPKNAVSYKNKSKNAQEAHEAIRPTSILRTPESVKPFLTTDQFKLYDMVWKRTLACQMAPARFDTTSIDIAVGDGIFRASGQVQVFAGFLSVYEEDVDDAEDEENAKLPLLTEGETLPVDKLYGDQHFTQPPPRFSEASLVKALEEFGIGRPSTYASIISTLKDREYVIIDKKRFFPTDTGDIVNKFLTEHFAQYVDYNFTAKLENQLDEIASGSRQWVPVMDSFWKGFSKQITEKEGISRAEVTTESLDEACPKCSKPLSIKFGKRGRFIACTGYPDCDYTRNVGETAEQAAAEAEAPTVIEDRTCPECGGELHIKKGRFGKFIGCANYPKCKHIEPLEKPRDTGVQCPECKAGSLIERKSRYGKLFYSCNTYPKCKYATWNPPIAEPCPKCNWPILTLKTTKRRGTEKVCPQKECGHAEQIAPPEGKAEA, from the coding sequence ATGCCCTCCAGTCTCCTGATCGTCGAATCGCCCTCCAAGGCGAAAACGCTGAAAAAATATCTGGGCCCGGACTTTGAAGTCCTGGCTTCCTATGGCCACGTGCGCGACCTGGTGCCGAAAAACGGTGCTGTGGACCCGGAAAAAGACTTCGCCATGAAGTACCAGCTGATTGCGCGCAACAGCAAACACGTGGACGCCATCGTCGAAGCCGTGAACAAGGTAGACCACGTCTACCTGGCAACGGATCCGGACCGCGAAGGCGAAGCCATTTCCTGGCACCTGGTGGAAATCCTCAACAAGAAAAAGCTGTTGAAGGATAAAACCGCCCAGCGCGTGGTGTTCCACGAAATCACCAAAAACGCCGTGCTGGAAGCCATCGCCAATCCGCGCGCGATTGCGCAGGATCTGGTAGACGCCCAGCAGGCCCGCCGCGCGCTGGACTACCTCGTAGGCTTCAACCTGTCGCCGCTGCTGTGGAAGAAAATCCGCCGCGGCCTGTCGGCTGGCCGCGTACAAAGCCCGGCGCTGCGCCTGATCTGCGAACGCGAAAACGAGATCAAGGCCTTTGTGGAGCAGGAGTACTGGACAGTCCACCTGGACAGCCACAAGAGCCGTACCAAATTCAGCGCCAAACTCACGCAGTTTGCCGGCAAAAAGCTGGAACAGTTCGACGTACCCAACGAAGCGGAACAAAGCCGCATCCTGGGCCTGCTGGCCGGCCATGCGGCCAACGTCACCAGCATCGAAAAGAAAAAGAAATCGCGCAGCCCCGCCGCGCCGTTTACCACGTCTACCCTGCAGCAGGAGGCCGTGCGCAAGCTGGGCATGACCACCGACCGCACCATGCGTACCGCGCAACAGCTGTACGAAGGTATCGATATCGGCCAGGGTACCGTGGGCCTGATTACCTACATGCGTACCGACTCGGTGGCGCTGGCCAATGAAGCTGTAGAAGAAATCCGTGGCTATATTGCCGAGCGTTTTGACGCGGAGCACCTGCCCAAAAACGCCGTCAGCTACAAGAACAAGTCCAAGAATGCCCAGGAAGCGCACGAGGCCATCCGCCCGACGTCCATCCTGCGCACGCCGGAATCGGTGAAGCCGTTCCTGACTACCGACCAGTTCAAGCTGTACGACATGGTATGGAAGCGCACACTGGCCTGCCAGATGGCCCCGGCACGCTTTGACACCACCAGTATCGATATTGCCGTAGGCGACGGCATCTTCCGCGCCAGCGGCCAGGTGCAGGTGTTTGCCGGCTTCCTGTCCGTGTACGAAGAAGACGTAGACGACGCCGAAGACGAAGAAAACGCCAAGCTGCCGCTGCTGACCGAGGGCGAAACCCTGCCGGTAGACAAGCTGTATGGCGACCAGCACTTTACCCAGCCACCGCCACGCTTCTCGGAAGCCAGCTTGGTAAAAGCGCTGGAAGAGTTCGGCATCGGCCGCCCGTCTACCTACGCCAGCATCATCTCCACGCTGAAAGACCGCGAATACGTCATTATCGACAAAAAGCGCTTCTTCCCTACCGATACCGGCGACATCGTCAACAAGTTCCTGACCGAGCACTTTGCCCAGTACGTGGACTATAACTTCACCGCCAAGCTGGAAAACCAGCTGGATGAAATTGCCAGCGGCAGCCGCCAGTGGGTACCGGTGATGGACAGCTTCTGGAAAGGCTTTTCCAAGCAGATCACCGAAAAAGAAGGCATTTCGCGCGCAGAAGTCACCACCGAAAGCCTGGACGAAGCCTGCCCGAAATGCAGCAAGCCGCTGTCGATCAAGTTCGGCAAACGCGGCCGCTTCATTGCCTGCACCGGCTACCCCGACTGCGACTACACCCGCAACGTAGGTGAAACTGCCGAGCAAGCCGCGGCCGAAGCAGAAGCACCCACCGTCATTGAAGACCGCACCTGCCCGGAATGCGGTGGCGAGCTGCATATCAAAAAAGGGCGCTTCGGCAAATTCATCGGCTGCGCCAACTACCCGAAGTGCAAGCACATCGAGCCGCTGGAAAAACCGCGCGACACCGGCGTGCAGTGCCCGGAATGCAAAGCCGGCAGCCTGATCGAACGCAAGAGCCGCTACGGCAAGCTGTTCTACAGCTGCAACACCTACCCCAAGTGCAAGTACGCCACCTGGAACCCGCCGATTGCCGAGCCCTGCCCGAAATGCAACTGGCCTATCCTGACGCTGAAAACCACCAAGCGTCGTGGCACCGAGAAAGTGTGCCCGCAGAAAGAATGCGGCCACGCCGAGCAGATCGCCCCGCCGGAAGGTAAGGCCGAAGCCTGA
- a CDS encoding diacylglycerol kinase — protein sequence MSSHQESPFKGKTGVKRLINAFGYSLDGLRAAYRHEDAFRQLTLLAIVLVPLALFVVPATPLARALLVASSLATLIIELFNSAIEAAVDHTSLERHPLAKRAKDMGSAAQLLGLINLGLVWGLVLFG from the coding sequence ATGAGTTCGCATCAGGAAAGCCCGTTCAAGGGTAAAACCGGCGTAAAACGCCTGATCAATGCCTTTGGCTACTCGCTGGACGGCTTGCGTGCGGCCTACCGTCACGAAGATGCCTTCCGGCAGCTAACCCTGCTGGCCATCGTACTGGTGCCACTGGCGCTGTTTGTGGTGCCTGCCACGCCCTTGGCGCGGGCGCTGCTGGTCGCCAGCTCGCTGGCTACGCTCATCATCGAGCTGTTCAATTCGGCTATTGAGGCGGCGGTGGATCACACCTCGCTGGAACGACACCCGCTGGCCAAGCGGGCCAAGGATATGGGCAGCGCGGCCCAGTTGCTGGGCCTGATCAATCTGGGCCTGGTGTGGGGGCTGGTGTTGTTTGGCTGA
- a CDS encoding FAD:protein FMN transferase, giving the protein MRLRNWLRAASAAFVVSALAACSVQPEPLQQESFVFGTRVALTVYDADRGKAQAAIAQVLGDLDQLHQRLHAWQPAGEVYAANQAIAAGEPFRASAELAELITLGQQLEQQSDGLFSPAIGAMVAAWGFHAEQYAARLPAAQVLSDLAAAQPRMADLLRQPDGRWLSRNPAVQLDFGGMAKGWALDRSRARLLKAGISSALLNIGGNIIALGSKPGGEPWQVGVRHPRQADAMATLALADGEAVGTSGDYQRFFALNGRRYCHLIDPRDAQSRCHVQSVSVFSRPGPHAGLLSDVASKPLYFAGAQAAAGYARRFGLAGWLLIDSRGEAWLPPALDKRLQWPLRPTRLHLTGTP; this is encoded by the coding sequence ATGCGTCTACGTAACTGGCTACGGGCGGCTTCGGCCGCCTTTGTCGTTTCTGCGCTGGCCGCCTGCAGCGTACAGCCGGAGCCGCTGCAGCAAGAAAGCTTCGTGTTTGGCACCCGTGTCGCGCTGACCGTCTACGATGCCGATCGTGGCAAGGCGCAGGCAGCCATAGCGCAGGTGTTGGGGGATCTGGACCAGCTGCACCAGCGGCTGCACGCCTGGCAGCCGGCAGGGGAGGTTTATGCGGCTAACCAGGCCATCGCTGCCGGCGAACCCTTTCGCGCGTCGGCCGAGCTGGCCGAGCTCATTACGCTAGGCCAGCAGCTGGAACAACAAAGCGATGGTTTGTTCTCGCCGGCAATTGGCGCCATGGTGGCGGCCTGGGGCTTTCATGCCGAGCAGTACGCCGCGCGTTTGCCTGCTGCGCAGGTGTTGTCCGATCTGGCCGCCGCGCAGCCACGCATGGCCGACTTGCTGCGCCAGCCGGACGGCCGCTGGCTTAGCCGTAATCCGGCCGTGCAGCTGGATTTTGGCGGTATGGCAAAAGGCTGGGCGCTAGACCGCAGCCGGGCGCGCTTGCTTAAGGCAGGCATCAGCTCGGCGTTGTTAAATATCGGTGGCAATATTATCGCGCTGGGTAGCAAACCCGGTGGCGAGCCGTGGCAGGTAGGCGTGCGTCACCCGCGCCAGGCCGACGCCATGGCGACGCTGGCGCTGGCCGATGGCGAGGCTGTCGGTACCTCGGGTGACTATCAGCGTTTTTTTGCGCTGAACGGCCGGCGTTATTGCCACCTGATCGACCCGCGCGACGCACAAAGCCGCTGTCACGTACAATCCGTGTCCGTGTTCAGCCGCCCTGGGCCGCACGCCGGCTTGCTATCCGACGTGGCGTCCAAGCCGCTGTACTTTGCCGGGGCACAAGCGGCAGCTGGCTACGCCCGCCGTTTTGGCCTGGCAGGCTGGCTGTTGATCGATTCACGCGGCGAGGCCTGGCTGCCGCCAGCGCTGGATAAACGGCTGCAGTGGCCGCTGCGGCCAACCCGACTTCACCTCACAGGAACACCATGA